From the Vibrio metoecus genome, one window contains:
- a CDS encoding TPR domain-containing protein, which yields MDGMTLILGVAAVVAMAIYLLIRTPRRVAVGFVGIVTMVSVGLFLWMQQPEPKAQVKAETKSLTQTMSDLQEALRKDPNQADVWFSLGQGYLLESDFPAATQCFDYAIRLTEFPTANQYAAKATALYYQHKQNMNDEVTQLLNTALEIEPFNETALTLIAQDHMISFRYQQAVETWLHLLDSPDLALDRAKIIQQLELAKSRVVKAS from the coding sequence ATGGATGGGATGACGCTGATACTGGGTGTCGCTGCGGTAGTGGCAATGGCGATTTATCTATTGATTCGAACCCCGCGCCGAGTCGCAGTTGGGTTTGTCGGAATTGTGACTATGGTGAGCGTGGGTCTTTTTTTATGGATGCAGCAGCCAGAGCCTAAAGCCCAAGTTAAGGCCGAAACAAAATCACTGACTCAGACAATGAGTGATTTGCAGGAAGCGTTACGTAAAGATCCCAATCAAGCCGATGTATGGTTCTCTTTGGGGCAAGGCTATTTATTGGAGAGTGATTTTCCCGCTGCAACACAATGTTTTGATTACGCGATTCGATTGACCGAGTTTCCGACCGCTAACCAATATGCCGCGAAAGCGACAGCGCTTTACTATCAACATAAGCAAAACATGAATGATGAAGTAACTCAGCTTTTGAATACGGCTTTAGAAATTGAACCATTTAATGAAACGGCACTAACACTGATTGCTCAAGACCACATGATCAGCTTTCGTTATCAGCAGGCAGTGGAAACTTGGCTGCATTTATTGGACTCGCCCGATCTCGCTCTCGATAGAGCCAAAATCATTCAACAATTGGAGCTGGCGAAATCACGAGTGGTCAAAGCCAGCTAA
- the gyrA gene encoding DNA topoisomerase (ATP-hydrolyzing) subunit A — translation MSDLAKEITPVNIEDELRSSYLDYAMSVIVGRALPDVRDGLKPVHRRVLFAMNVLGNDWNKAYKKSARVVGDVIGKYHPHGDSAVYDTIVRMAQPFSLRYMLVDGQGNFGSIDGDSAAAMRYTEVRMSKIAHELLADLDKETVDYVPNYDGTEQIPAVLPTKIPNLLINGSSGIAVGMATNIPPHNLGEVIDGCLAYIDNEAITIDELMDYIPGPDFPTAALISGRKGIIDAYKTGRGKVYMRSKAEIETDKNGKETIIVSEIPYQVNKARLIEKIAELVKEKKVEGISALRDESDKDGMRIVIECKRDAVGEVVLNNLYANTQLQTTFGINMVALDNGQPKLFNLKEMLKCFVDHRREVVTRRTIFELRKARERAHILEGLALALANIDEIIELIRHAATPAEAKEGLIARGWDLGNVAAMLERAGTDAARPEWLEPQYGIRDGKYFLTEQQAQAILDLRLHKLTGLEHEKILDEYKQLLEEIAALMHILASTERLMEVIREELEAIRAGFSDARRTEITAATHDIDMEELIAREDVVVTLSHEGYVKYQLLSDYEAQRRGGKGKSATKMKEEDYIERLLVANTHDNILLFSTRGKTYRMKVYQLPLASRTARGKPIVNLLPLEENERITAILPVTEFSEDKFIFMATGDGTVKKTSLDQFANVRANGLIALNLRDEDSLIGVDITDGESEIMLFSKFGKVVRFKESEETAVVDENGQPVLDENGQPEIKFKGVRPMGRTAAGVRGMKLADGDQVVSLIVPKAEGDVLTVTENGYGKRTSLSEYPTKGRGTQGVVSIKVSERNGSVVGAVQVAEGDEFMMITNAGTLVRTRVAEVSQVGRNTQGVTLIRTSEGESVVGLQRIDEIEESELPEGEEALVENDAPVAQDDGEEE, via the coding sequence ATGAGCGATCTAGCTAAAGAGATCACGCCCGTAAACATCGAAGACGAGCTACGCAGTTCGTATTTGGACTACGCGATGTCGGTTATCGTGGGTCGTGCTCTTCCTGATGTGCGTGATGGCCTTAAACCAGTACACCGACGCGTACTGTTCGCGATGAATGTGCTGGGCAACGACTGGAACAAAGCCTATAAAAAATCTGCCCGTGTGGTAGGTGACGTAATCGGTAAATATCACCCTCATGGTGATAGTGCGGTTTACGACACCATCGTGCGTATGGCGCAGCCTTTCTCACTTCGTTACATGTTGGTCGATGGCCAAGGTAACTTTGGCTCGATCGACGGCGACTCCGCGGCGGCAATGCGTTATACCGAAGTTCGTATGTCGAAAATCGCGCACGAACTCTTGGCAGACCTAGACAAAGAAACCGTTGACTACGTGCCGAACTATGACGGCACCGAGCAGATCCCTGCGGTATTGCCGACGAAGATTCCGAACCTGCTGATCAACGGTTCATCCGGTATTGCGGTGGGTATGGCAACCAATATTCCTCCGCACAACTTAGGTGAAGTGATCGATGGCTGTTTAGCCTACATCGATAATGAAGCGATCACCATTGATGAGTTGATGGATTACATTCCTGGTCCAGATTTCCCAACCGCAGCGCTGATCAGTGGCCGTAAAGGCATCATTGACGCGTACAAAACCGGCCGTGGCAAGGTTTACATGCGCTCGAAAGCGGAAATCGAAACCGATAAGAACGGCAAAGAAACCATCATCGTCAGCGAAATCCCTTATCAAGTGAACAAAGCTCGCTTGATCGAAAAAATCGCTGAGTTGGTGAAAGAGAAGAAAGTCGAAGGCATCAGTGCACTGCGTGACGAGTCTGATAAAGACGGTATGCGCATTGTGATTGAGTGTAAGCGTGATGCGGTTGGCGAAGTGGTTCTGAACAACCTGTATGCCAACACTCAGCTGCAAACCACTTTCGGTATCAACATGGTGGCACTCGATAACGGTCAGCCTAAGCTGTTTAACCTGAAAGAGATGCTGAAGTGTTTCGTCGACCATCGCCGTGAAGTGGTGACTCGTCGTACTATTTTTGAACTGCGCAAAGCGCGTGAGCGTGCCCATATCCTTGAAGGTTTGGCACTGGCTCTGGCGAACATTGATGAGATCATCGAACTGATCCGTCATGCCGCCACGCCTGCAGAAGCAAAAGAAGGCTTAATTGCCCGTGGTTGGGATCTTGGCAACGTTGCTGCGATGCTTGAGCGTGCGGGTACTGATGCTGCGCGTCCTGAGTGGCTTGAGCCACAATACGGCATCCGCGATGGCAAGTACTTCCTGACTGAGCAACAAGCGCAAGCGATTCTGGATCTGCGTCTGCACAAGCTGACTGGTCTAGAGCACGAGAAGATCCTCGATGAGTACAAGCAACTTCTCGAAGAAATCGCGGCGTTGATGCACATTCTGGCGAGTACAGAGCGCTTGATGGAAGTGATCCGTGAAGAGCTTGAAGCGATTCGCGCTGGCTTTAGCGATGCGCGCCGCACTGAAATTACTGCAGCAACCCACGACATCGACATGGAAGAGCTGATCGCCCGTGAAGATGTGGTTGTGACTCTGTCACACGAAGGTTATGTGAAGTATCAATTACTGAGTGACTACGAAGCACAGCGTCGTGGTGGTAAAGGTAAGAGCGCAACCAAAATGAAAGAAGAGGACTACATTGAACGTCTTCTGGTTGCCAATACTCACGATAACATTCTGCTGTTCTCAACTCGCGGCAAAACTTACCGTATGAAGGTTTACCAACTGCCGTTGGCAAGCCGTACTGCACGTGGTAAGCCAATCGTGAACCTGCTTCCTCTGGAAGAAAACGAGCGTATTACAGCGATTCTGCCAGTGACTGAGTTTAGCGAAGATAAATTCATCTTCATGGCAACCGGTGACGGTACTGTGAAGAAAACGTCACTGGATCAGTTTGCCAACGTTCGTGCGAATGGTTTGATTGCGCTCAACCTGCGTGACGAAGACTCGCTGATTGGTGTGGATATCACCGATGGCGAAAGCGAAATTATGCTGTTCTCTAAATTCGGTAAAGTGGTTCGCTTTAAAGAGTCCGAAGAAACCGCGGTTGTGGATGAAAATGGTCAACCCGTTCTTGATGAAAATGGCCAGCCAGAGATCAAGTTCAAAGGTGTAAGACCAATGGGTCGTACCGCTGCGGGCGTTCGTGGCATGAAACTGGCTGACGGCGACCAAGTAGTATCGCTTATCGTACCGAAGGCCGAAGGTGATGTGCTTACAGTAACCGAAAATGGTTACGGTAAGCGTACCAGCTTGTCTGAATACCCAACCAAAGGTCGTGGTACTCAGGGTGTGGTTTCGATCAAAGTCTCTGAGCGTAACGGCAGCGTAGTGGGTGCAGTACAAGTGGCCGAGGGTGATGAGTTCATGATGATCACCAATGCCGGCACATTGGTACGTACTCGCGTGGCGGAAGTAAGCCAAGTGGGCCGTAATACACAAGGCGTTACCTTAATCCGTACTTCGGAAGGTGAAAGTGTGGTGGGTCTGCAGCGTATCGATGAAATCGAAGAATCTGAATTGCCAGAAGGCGAAGAAGCACTCGTTGAGAACGATGCACCTGTTGCACAAGATGATGGTGAAGAAGAGTAA
- the ubiG gene encoding bifunctional 2-polyprenyl-6-hydroxyphenol methylase/3-demethylubiquinol 3-O-methyltransferase UbiG: MASIDLASTPLTATQNVDPNEIKKFEDMASRWWDLEGEFKPLHQINPLRLNYVLEKANGLFGKRVLDVGCGGGILAESMAREGAQVTGLDMGKEPLEVARLHALETGTKLAYIQSTVEDHATANPQTYDVVTCMEMLEHVPDPLSVIQSCAKLVKPGGHVFFSTLNRNFKSYLFAIVGAEKLLKIVPEGTHDHNKFIRPSELLKMIDQTALQEQGITGLLYNPLTDTYRLGANVDVNYIVHTRLI, encoded by the coding sequence ATGGCTTCAATAGACTTGGCTTCGACACCACTGACAGCAACACAGAACGTCGATCCTAATGAAATCAAAAAATTTGAGGATATGGCTTCCCGTTGGTGGGATCTGGAAGGCGAATTCAAGCCTTTACACCAGATCAACCCTCTACGTTTGAACTATGTGCTAGAAAAAGCCAATGGCCTGTTTGGGAAGAGGGTTTTGGATGTCGGCTGTGGTGGCGGCATTTTAGCCGAAAGCATGGCGCGCGAAGGCGCACAAGTGACTGGTCTTGATATGGGTAAAGAACCGTTAGAAGTGGCACGTTTGCATGCTCTCGAAACTGGCACGAAACTGGCCTACATCCAAAGCACTGTTGAAGATCATGCGACTGCCAACCCGCAAACGTATGATGTGGTAACTTGCATGGAGATGCTGGAGCACGTTCCTGACCCACTTTCGGTAATTCAGTCTTGCGCCAAACTGGTTAAACCCGGTGGTCATGTGTTCTTCTCTACGCTTAACCGCAACTTTAAGTCCTATCTGTTTGCGATCGTGGGTGCAGAAAAGCTGCTGAAAATCGTTCCGGAAGGCACGCATGACCACAATAAATTCATTCGTCCATCTGAATTATTGAAGATGATTGACCAAACCGCGTTGCAAGAACAAGGCATCACCGGCTTACTTTATAATCCGCTGACCGATACCTACCGTTTAGGTGCCAATGTCGATGTCAATTACATCGTCCATACCCGCCTAATTTAA
- the nrdA gene encoding class 1a ribonucleoside-diphosphate reductase subunit alpha, which produces MNQQLTVTKRDGRKETIDLDKIHRVITWAAEGLQNVSVSQVELRAHIQFYDGITTSDIHETIIKSAADLISEETPDYQYLAARLAVFHLRKKAYGEYEPPTLFKHVTNMVEKGKYDKHLLEDYTREELELMDQFIDHRRDLDFSYAAVKQLEGKYFVQNRVTGQIYESAQFLYILVAACLFAKYPKETRLDYIKRFYDATSTFKISLPTPIMSGVRTPTRQFSSCVLIECGDSLDSINATASSIVRYVSQRAGIGINAGRIRALGSEIRGGEAFHTGCIPFYKYFQTAVKCCSQGGVRGGAATVFYPLWHGEAESLLVLKNNRGVEENRVRHMDYGVQLNKLMYKRLVEGGNITLFSPSDVPGLYDAFFQDQDEFERLYVKYENDPSIKKKTVKALEIFTLLMQERASTGRIYIQNVDHCNTHSPFDAAVAPVRQSNLCLEIALPTSPLANVEDESGEIALCTLSAFNLGAIQSLDDFEELSDLVVRALDALLDYQDYPLPAARRSSMNRRTLGVGVINYAYYLAKNGVKYSDGSANGLTHRTFEAMQYHLLRASMKLAKEQGRCPLFHETNYAKGLMPIDTYKKDIDLVCAEPLHYDWDKLRHEIMEHGLRNSTLTALMPSETSSQISNATNGIEPPRGYVSVKASKDGILKQVVPEFTRFKENYELLWNIGSNDGYLHLVGIMQKFVDQAISANTNYDPSNFDSGKVPMKKLLQDLLTAYKFGVKTLYYHNTRDGAKDEQTDAVKVQEDDCASGACKI; this is translated from the coding sequence ATGAACCAACAACTTACTGTCACCAAGCGTGATGGCCGCAAAGAAACTATTGATTTGGATAAGATCCACCGAGTGATCACTTGGGCTGCCGAAGGACTGCAAAACGTTTCTGTCTCTCAAGTAGAACTGCGCGCTCATATTCAGTTCTATGATGGCATTACGACCTCAGACATCCATGAAACTATCATCAAGTCGGCGGCGGATCTGATTTCTGAAGAAACGCCGGACTACCAATATCTTGCTGCGCGCCTTGCGGTTTTCCACCTGCGCAAAAAGGCTTATGGGGAATATGAGCCGCCAACGCTGTTCAAACACGTGACCAATATGGTCGAGAAAGGCAAATACGATAAACATTTGCTAGAAGACTATACCCGTGAAGAGCTGGAACTGATGGATCAGTTCATTGACCACCGTCGTGATCTGGATTTCTCTTACGCTGCGGTGAAACAGCTTGAGGGCAAATATTTCGTACAGAACCGTGTGACGGGTCAAATCTACGAAAGTGCACAGTTCCTGTACATTTTGGTGGCTGCTTGCCTATTTGCTAAGTATCCCAAAGAGACGCGACTTGACTACATCAAGCGTTTCTATGATGCGACGTCGACCTTTAAGATCTCGCTGCCAACGCCAATTATGTCGGGTGTACGTACTCCGACTCGTCAGTTTAGCTCTTGTGTGCTGATTGAGTGTGGCGACAGCCTAGATTCTATCAATGCAACGGCGAGCTCGATTGTTCGCTACGTTTCTCAACGTGCCGGTATTGGTATCAACGCAGGTCGTATTCGTGCGCTGGGTTCGGAAATCCGTGGTGGCGAAGCGTTCCACACTGGCTGTATCCCATTTTACAAGTACTTCCAAACGGCGGTGAAATGCTGCTCGCAAGGCGGTGTTCGTGGTGGTGCAGCAACTGTGTTCTACCCTCTATGGCATGGTGAAGCGGAATCTCTGCTGGTTCTGAAGAACAACCGTGGTGTAGAAGAGAACCGTGTTCGTCATATGGATTACGGTGTTCAGCTCAACAAACTGATGTACAAGCGTCTGGTTGAAGGCGGCAACATTACCCTATTCTCTCCTTCTGATGTTCCTGGACTGTACGATGCGTTCTTCCAAGATCAGGATGAATTCGAACGCCTGTACGTGAAGTACGAAAACGATCCTTCTATTAAGAAGAAAACCGTTAAAGCGCTGGAAATCTTTACTCTGCTGATGCAAGAGCGTGCCTCAACAGGCCGTATCTACATTCAGAACGTAGACCACTGTAACACGCACAGCCCATTTGATGCGGCCGTTGCGCCTGTGCGTCAATCAAACCTGTGTCTGGAAATCGCGCTGCCAACTTCACCACTGGCGAATGTGGAAGATGAAAGCGGTGAAATTGCCCTGTGTACCCTTTCTGCATTTAACTTAGGTGCAATTCAGTCACTGGATGATTTTGAAGAGCTGTCTGACCTTGTGGTTCGTGCTCTGGATGCACTGTTGGATTACCAAGACTACCCACTGCCTGCGGCACGTCGTTCTTCAATGAACCGCCGTACTCTGGGTGTAGGCGTGATCAACTACGCTTACTACCTAGCGAAAAACGGCGTGAAATACTCTGATGGCAGCGCAAATGGTCTGACTCATCGCACATTTGAAGCCATGCAGTATCACCTGCTACGTGCTTCAATGAAGCTCGCGAAAGAACAAGGTCGTTGCCCACTGTTCCATGAGACTAACTACGCGAAAGGCTTGATGCCTATCGATACTTACAAGAAAGATATCGATCTCGTATGTGCAGAACCTCTGCATTACGACTGGGACAAGCTACGCCATGAGATCATGGAACACGGTCTGCGTAACTCGACTCTGACTGCATTGATGCCATCAGAGACTTCATCGCAAATCTCTAACGCGACTAACGGTATCGAGCCACCACGTGGTTATGTTTCGGTAAAAGCGTCAAAAGATGGCATCCTGAAGCAAGTGGTTCCTGAATTCACTCGCTTTAAAGAGAACTATGAACTGCTGTGGAACATCGGTTCGAACGACGGCTATCTGCACTTAGTGGGTATCATGCAAAAGTTCGTTGACCAAGCGATCTCAGCCAATACTAACTACGATCCAAGTAATTTCGATTCAGGCAAAGTACCGATGAAGAAACTACTGCAAGATCTGCTGACAGCGTACAAGTTTGGTGTAAAAACGCTGTACTACCATAACACTCGTGATGGCGCGAAAGACGAGCAAACTGATGCTGTCAAAGTGCAAGAAGATGATTGCGCAAGCGGTGCTTGTAAAATCTAA